The genomic segment CAACGTGGACACCGCCTCCAAGCCGGATCTGGCGATTCAGGGCATGACGCGGTTCATCAATCAGGACAAGGCGATCATGACGGCGGGCAGCGTCAGCTCGGCGGTGGCCATTGCCTGTGAAAAACTTGCCCAACGCGAAAAGGTCATCTACCTGGCGGGCATTTCCGGCTCCAACGAAACCACCGGTGCCGATTGTCAGCGCTACGGTTTCCGTTCCTGCATATTCGGCTACACCGCTTCCAAGGCACTTCTGCCCGTGTTGCGCGACGAGATCGGTAAGGACAAGAAGGTCGCCTATCTGATTCCCGACTACACCTACGGGCATACGGTTCGCGACTCGATGAAGGAGTTCACCCAGCAGATCGGCTGGTCGGCCGCCACCGAGCAACTCTCACCCTTGGGTACCAGCGACTTCAGTTCCTATCTGCTCAACGCGGCGGCCTCCGGCGCAGACGTGTTCGTCAACATCTGCTTCGGTGCGGATGCGGTCAACTCGATCAAGCAGGCCAAGAATTTCGGAATTCTCGACAAGATGACCATGGTCATCCCCTACATGACGCCATTTCTGGCCAAGGAAGTCGGTCCGGAGATCATGCAGGGCATCTATTGCGTCACCGATTTCTGGTGGACGATGGAAGAGAAGAACGATCTGGCGAAGTCGTTCGTTTCCCAGTTCGAGAAGAAGAACGGCTACAAGCCGGAATGGGGCGCCGAGGCGGCCTATCTGCAGATGGCGATGTATGCCGAGGCCTGCGAGCGAGCCGGCACGTTCCGACCCGAAGAAGTCATCAAGGCTTATGAGGCCGGCAAACAGCTCGACACCATGCTCGGCAAGGTGCACATGCGCGCCAACGATCATCAACTGGTGCACGACGTGCCGATCATCCGTGGCAAGAAACCGTCGGAGATGCGCTCAGACGACGATTACTTCGACCTGGTCAGCCTCACGCCGGGCGACGATGTCATGCCGCCGCCGGACCTGCTGGGCTGCAAGCTCGGCTCGTATACCTGATCCGGGGTTAGTCATGTGGCGGCCGCCGGCCTGATCGGCGGCCGCTTTGTTGATGTTCGTCCATCAGGCCGCCATGCGCGGCCGCGTTACAGGTCGTCCCCACCACGATGTTCACCGATTTCATCAATAGTCTGCCGCCCTGGGGGCTGGTGGAAGCGCAGATGTTCAACGGCCTGCAGCAAGGCATGCTGCTGGCGCTGATCAGCACCGGTCTAACGATCGTCTACGGCACGCTGGGGGTGCTCAACGTGGCGCACGGCGCGCTGTACACGCTGGGCGCGTATGCGGGGTTCGTGGCCTACCAGGCCACCGGTTCGTTCGTGCTGGCCATCGGCGCCGGCGCGCTGGGTACGCTGGTCATCGGGCTGGTGATCGAGCGCGGCATCATCCGCTATTACTACAAGCGACCCGACGAGGACCAGATCATCGTGACCTTCGGTCTGGGCATCATCATCGTCGAGTCGATTCGAGCGTTCTTCGGCGGGACCAGCCAGAACATGCCCACGCCCGGCTGGGGCCAGGGCGCTTCGCAGCTCGGTTTTCTCCAGTATCCGTTTCCGCTTTACAAGATCGAGACCATCGCGCTGTCGGCGATCATCCTGCTGATCTTCTACCTGGTGCTATACCGGACCCGGCTCGGACTGGTTGTGCGGGCCGGCATCGAAGACTCCGGCATGGTGAGTCTGTTGGGTATCAATGTCTTCCGCGCCTTTTTCGTGGTATTCGCGATCGGCGCGATGGCTGCCGGCCTGGCCGGGGTGATCAATGCGCCGATCACCGCACCGACGCCGGACGGTGGTGAGAAATTTCTGGTGTTTTCTTTCGTGGTCGTCGTACTGGGCGGGGTGGGTTCGTTTCCCGGCGCGATCGTCGGCGGACTGATTGCCGGCGAGATCATGACCCTGACGTCACTGTTCTATCCGTCGCTGTCCGAGGTGATGCTGTACGTGGCCATGGCGCTGATCCTGATCTTCCGTCCGCGCGGCCTGTTCGGACAGGCGGGCCGGGTATGACTACCGGTACCGCGAACGCAGGCGCCCCGTCGCCCCGGCCGCGTCGGTGGGGGCATCTGGCAGTGGAGGCTGCCGTTCTGGTCGGTCTCGTGGCGGCGCCGTTCGTGCTGCCCTGGATCAACATGACCATGGATGTGATGACCCGGAGCCTGATCTGGGGCCTGTTCGGCCTGGGCTTTTCGATCCTGTTCGGGTTCACCGGGCTGCTGTCACTGGGCCAGGCCGCGTTCTACGGTTCGGGTGGCTTCATCACGGCCTATCTGCTCACCCACGGTGTACTGGAGCAGACGCTGGTCGCGCTGTTCATCGGCACGCTGGCCGCCGCGGTATTGGGGTTGGGTATCGGGCTGCTCGTCGAGCGTCGCAAGGGCATCTATTTCGCGATGATCACGCTGGCCTTCGGCGAGATGCTGTTTCATCTGGACTACTCGACGCTGTCGGCCTATACCGGCGGCGAGAACGGCATGGCCGGCGTGCCCGTGCCGCTGATCGGCTCGTATGTCATCCGGTCGAGCCTGGGCATGTATTACTTTGTGGCCGTACTGTTCTTCGGCGGCTATCTTCTGGCCCGGCGCGTGGTCGCCTCGCCGGTCGGGCGCATGCTGGTGGCGGTACGCGACAACGAGGAACGAGCCAAGGCCACCGGCAATGCGACGCATCTCTACAAGCTGGTGGCCATTGTGCTATCGGCAGCCTACGGCGGCTTGGCCGGCGGGCTGCTGGGTATCTTCCAGAACTATATGCCTCCGGGCGCATTCGCGTTCGAAAGTTCGGCGCAGTTGCTCATCCAGACCGTCATCGGCGGCGCGGGCGTGCTGCTCGGGCCACTGGTCGGCGCCAGCGTATGGTTGTATCTGCAGGATCTGCTCCAGCACACGCTGGGGCTCGGGCAGAGTTGGAAGCTGGTGCTGGGCGTGATCTTCGTGCTTCTGATTACATTCCTGCCCACCGGGCTGCTGGGCGAGGCACGACGCCTGGGCCAGTGGCGCTGGGGCAGAACGCGCTCAGGCGACGATGCCGATGCCGATCAGTCCGCGCACGCGGTCAACGCGGCGAATGCGTCCGTCGCAGAGCCGCTGCCCGAATACGGGCCGGTCATTCTCGAGGCGCGCGGCGTGAGCAAGCATTTTGGCGGCCTGGCCGCCAACCACGACATCGATTTCTCGGTGCGCGAGTTCGAGGTGCGTGCGCTGATCGGGCCGAACGGAGCCGGCAAGAGCACGTTCTTCAAGATGCTGGCCGGCGTGATGCCGCCGAGCGAGGGAAGCATCTATTTCCAGGGCCGGGATATCACGGGCGCAGGCGTCACCCGGGTCTGTCAGCTCGGCATGAGCACCAGCTTCCAGATCAATCAGCTGTTCGACCGACTGTCGGTACGCGACAACCTGATGATCCCCTGCCTCGGCCAGTCGCGGGGCCGGTTCAAGCTCGACATGCTGCGCCGTGCCGAACGGGTGGCCGGTCTCGATGAACGGATCGACGAAACGCTGGCGCTGGTGGGACTGTCGCACCGCGCCGATACGCCGGTCTCGCATCTGCCGTACGGCGAAAAGCGCCGGGTCGAAATCGGGCTGGCCCTGGCCACGCAGCCGTCGCTGTTGCTGCTCGACGAGCCGCTCGCCGGCATGGGTCCGGAAGAGCGGGCCAGCACGGTGGCGCTGATCAAGTCGCTGCGCAAGGGGCGTACGGTGATCGTGGTCGAGCACGACATGGATGCGGTGTTCGAACTGGCCGATCGCATCAGTGTACTGGTGGAAGGCGAGATCCTCGTCGAGGGGGCGCCGGAAGAGATCCGGTCGCATCCGAAAGTACAGCAGGCCTATCTGGGCGGAGTCGAGGCATGAGTCTGCTCGCGGTCGACAAACTCAACAGCTATTACGGCGATTCGCATGTCCTGTTCGATGTCAGCCTGACCGTCGAACGCCGTGAGGTGGTGGCGCTGCTGGGGCGCAACGGCGCAGGCAAGACGACGACGCTCGAATCCATCGCCGGCGCGATCAAGCCGCGCAGCGGCAGTATCCGGCTCGGCGAGCACGAGGTCTGCGGCCGACCGGCCTTCGAGGTCGCCCGCCACGGGCTCCAACTGGTGCCCGAAGAGCGGCGTATATTCGGCGCGCTGACGGTCGAGGAAAATCTCAAGCTGGCCGCCTTTTCGGCCGAGCAGGCCGAACCGCTCGCGCGGATCTACGAACTGTTCCCGCGTCTGGAAGAGCGGCGGCGCAGTGGCGGCAAGATGCTGTCGGGCGGCGAACAGCAGATGCTGGCAATCGCACGCGCGCTGATTCGCAAACCCGAGATCATTCTGCTGGACGAACCCTTCGAAGGGCTTGCACCAGTCATCGTCCAGAACCTGATGGCCGTCTGCGAGCGGATTGCGGCCGAAGGCCAGACCATTGTGGTGGTCGAGCAGAACGTTTATGCCGCGCTCAAGTTCGCCCACCGCGCCTATATTCTCAACAATGGACATGTGGTCTACGAAGGCACGCCCGATGACCTGAACGGCCAGCCCGAAATACTGCACCAGTATCTGGGGGTCTGAGCAACCGTAGAATCGTCCGCACGGAGTCTGGCGTCTTTTCAAGGCGATCAGGTCGACAACCGACCCGCGTGAAGGCAATGGGAGGCGTTGCCCGCTGCCTGACTGTCGTTGGTGAGAGCTGCGCAAGTACGACGTATCGAGAGAGTGTGTACGGTAAGCCGGGAGGAACAGATGAAATATCGAGTCCCTTTTGCTCTATTGCTGTTTTCAACGCTCGTTT from the Salinisphaera sp. T31B1 genome contains:
- a CDS encoding substrate-binding protein — its product is MSDNKKWIDTSISRRGLLKSGSMAMGGLLATSMFPGRVLAADGSPLGNYPAGVAKDSCFIGLGCESTGPYSAQGTDMLKGFQLAIEHLNSGNELVRAISPDSKKGILGKRIEYGNVDTASKPDLAIQGMTRFINQDKAIMTAGSVSSAVAIACEKLAQREKVIYLAGISGSNETTGADCQRYGFRSCIFGYTASKALLPVLRDEIGKDKKVAYLIPDYTYGHTVRDSMKEFTQQIGWSAATEQLSPLGTSDFSSYLLNAAASGADVFVNICFGADAVNSIKQAKNFGILDKMTMVIPYMTPFLAKEVGPEIMQGIYCVTDFWWTMEEKNDLAKSFVSQFEKKNGYKPEWGAEAAYLQMAMYAEACERAGTFRPEEVIKAYEAGKQLDTMLGKVHMRANDHQLVHDVPIIRGKKPSEMRSDDDYFDLVSLTPGDDVMPPPDLLGCKLGSYT
- a CDS encoding branched-chain amino acid ABC transporter permease, yielding MFTDFINSLPPWGLVEAQMFNGLQQGMLLALISTGLTIVYGTLGVLNVAHGALYTLGAYAGFVAYQATGSFVLAIGAGALGTLVIGLVIERGIIRYYYKRPDEDQIIVTFGLGIIIVESIRAFFGGTSQNMPTPGWGQGASQLGFLQYPFPLYKIETIALSAIILLIFYLVLYRTRLGLVVRAGIEDSGMVSLLGINVFRAFFVVFAIGAMAAGLAGVINAPITAPTPDGGEKFLVFSFVVVVLGGVGSFPGAIVGGLIAGEIMTLTSLFYPSLSEVMLYVAMALILIFRPRGLFGQAGRV
- a CDS encoding branched-chain amino acid ABC transporter ATP-binding protein/permease; protein product: MTTGTANAGAPSPRPRRWGHLAVEAAVLVGLVAAPFVLPWINMTMDVMTRSLIWGLFGLGFSILFGFTGLLSLGQAAFYGSGGFITAYLLTHGVLEQTLVALFIGTLAAAVLGLGIGLLVERRKGIYFAMITLAFGEMLFHLDYSTLSAYTGGENGMAGVPVPLIGSYVIRSSLGMYYFVAVLFFGGYLLARRVVASPVGRMLVAVRDNEERAKATGNATHLYKLVAIVLSAAYGGLAGGLLGIFQNYMPPGAFAFESSAQLLIQTVIGGAGVLLGPLVGASVWLYLQDLLQHTLGLGQSWKLVLGVIFVLLITFLPTGLLGEARRLGQWRWGRTRSGDDADADQSAHAVNAANASVAEPLPEYGPVILEARGVSKHFGGLAANHDIDFSVREFEVRALIGPNGAGKSTFFKMLAGVMPPSEGSIYFQGRDITGAGVTRVCQLGMSTSFQINQLFDRLSVRDNLMIPCLGQSRGRFKLDMLRRAERVAGLDERIDETLALVGLSHRADTPVSHLPYGEKRRVEIGLALATQPSLLLLDEPLAGMGPEERASTVALIKSLRKGRTVIVVEHDMDAVFELADRISVLVEGEILVEGAPEEIRSHPKVQQAYLGGVEA
- a CDS encoding ABC transporter ATP-binding protein, yielding MSLLAVDKLNSYYGDSHVLFDVSLTVERREVVALLGRNGAGKTTTLESIAGAIKPRSGSIRLGEHEVCGRPAFEVARHGLQLVPEERRIFGALTVEENLKLAAFSAEQAEPLARIYELFPRLEERRRSGGKMLSGGEQQMLAIARALIRKPEIILLDEPFEGLAPVIVQNLMAVCERIAAEGQTIVVVEQNVYAALKFAHRAYILNNGHVVYEGTPDDLNGQPEILHQYLGV